Proteins encoded together in one Lathyrus oleraceus cultivar Zhongwan6 chromosome 5, CAAS_Psat_ZW6_1.0, whole genome shotgun sequence window:
- the LOC127078719 gene encoding uncharacterized protein LOC127078719: MIQEKMKASQSRQKSYHDKRRKDLEFQEGDHVFLRVTPVTGVGRALKSKKLTPRFIGPYQITQKIGVVAYRVALPPSLSNLLDMFHVSQLRKYIHDPSHMIQMDDVQVRDNLTVEVSPIRIEDREVKQLRGKEIVLVKVVWGGPAGGNMTWDLESRMKESYPELVSSVC, from the exons atgattcaagagaagatgaaggcttcaCAGAGCAGGCAAAAGAGCTATCATGATAAACGAAGGAAGGATCTGGAGTTCCAAGAAGGTGATCATGTTTTTCTAAGAGTCACTCCTGTGACCGGTGTGGGTCGTGCTCTGAAGTCTAAGAAGCTAACTCCTCGCTTCATTGGACCCTATCAGATTACCCAAAAGATTGGAGTTGTTGCTTACCGTGTGGCACTACCCCCATCTCTTTCGAATCTGCTTGATATGTTCCATGTGTCACAACTTCGGAAGTATATTCATGATCCATCTCACATGATACAAATGGATGACGTACAAGTTCGGGATAATCTGACGGTTGAAGTTTCACCTATTCGGATTGAGGATAGAGAAGTGAAGCAACTACGCGGTAAAGAAATTGTTCTTGTGAAGGTTGTTTGGGGAGGACCTGCTGGAGGTAACATGACTTGGGATCTGGAGAGTCGGATGAAGGAATCCTATCCTGAGCTAGTTTCGTCAG TGTGTTAG